The genomic window GCGGCCGCGTCCACCGGGCCGTCCCAGCCGCCCGGTCGTGCCGCGCCCCCGATGTGGAAGGCCTCGATGCCCGCCTCCCGCAGCCGGGCCAGGTGGTCCAGGCGCAGGCCGCCGCCGACCATGATCTGCGGCTCGTAGCCGGGCAGGTCCGACCGCCCCGCCTCGGCCAGCAGGACGTCCATGCCGGCGTCGACCCCGCTCGGCGAGCCCGCCGTGAGGTACGTGTCCAGGCCGGGCAGGTCCGCGAGGTGCTTGCGCAGCGCGTCACGGTCGGACGCCCGGTCGATGGCGCGGTGGAAGGTCCAGGAGCAGCCGTTCAGCTCGGCGACGATCCGCTCGACGGCCACCAGGTCGACGTGCCCGTCCTGGTCGAGGAAGCCGAGGACGAACTCCTCGGCGCCTGCCGCCCGCATGGCGCGGGCCTTCTCCACCAGGACGTCGACATCACCGGCGGCGAATCCGTCGGCCACCCTGAGCATGACCCGCAGCGGGATTCCGACGGCGTCCCTGATCGCCGTGAAGGTCTCCAGGGACGGTGTGAGGCCGTCGGCCGCCATGTCGGTGACCAGTTCGAGGCGGTCCGCACCACCCGCCTGCGCCGCGACCGCGTCCTCGGCGTCGAGGGCGATCACCTCCAGGACTGCACGGTTGCTCATGGTGTTCCATTCCCTCGGAGCGGCTACGGACTACAGGTCTAGTCCAATAACCAGACTACGGGTCAGCCACCCGGCGGCGCAGCTCCCCATGTGGACGCAAGCGTGAAGATACGCGAGAGAGAGACGGCATCCGCGGAGCCGACGCGCCGCGGCCACGCGCTCCCGGGGCAAGAGCGGGGCCGGGCTCACCGGTCACCCCCCGGCGGCCGGCGCCCGCGTCCCGGTTCCCGTCACGCGCGCACGAACCGCACCGGTGTCCCCGGGACCGCCTGCGCCGCCCCCGCCAGCGCCGCTTCCGTGACCACGCCGACGACCGGGTAACCCCCCGTCGTCGGATGGTCGTTGAGGAACACCACGGGCCGTCCGTCCGGCGGCACCTGGACGGCACCCAGCACCATCCCCTCGCTGGGGAGTTCGCCGTCCCGCGCGCGCCGCAGCACGGGACCCTCCAGGCGCAGCCCGATGCGGTTGCTGCGCTCCGACACGCGGTAGGCGGCCGTGGTGAGCGTGCGAAGGGCCGGTCCCGTGAACCAGTCGTCGCGCGGGCCCGGGTGCAGCGGCAGGACCAGTTCGGCGGGGGCGCCGGGCCAGGGCACGGTGTCGGCCGCCGGCGCGCCGTGCGGGGAACCGAGCGGCAGGAGGTCGCCCTCGCACAGGACCGGCGGCCCGAGCCCCGAGAGCAGGTCGGTGGACCTGCTGCCGAGAACGGGTTCGGGCACCAGGCCGCCGGCGAACGCCAGGTAGGAGCGCAGACCGTGGAGCGCGGGACCGGCCTCCAGCACCGCACCCTGGGGCACGCGCACCGGCGCGCCCCAGGGTGCGGGATGTCCGTCCACGGTGACCGCGCAGCCCGCGCCGCCGACGACGGCGAGCACCGACCGCACACCGGCCGGCCGGACCGCGCACCCCGTGAGCGTGGTCTCCAGCACCGCCGCGTCGGGGGTGTTGCCGACGAGCCTGTTGGCCAGCCGCCGGGCGGGCCCGTCCAGCGCCCCGGCCCGGGGCACTCCGAGGTGCGCCCAGCCGGCGCGGCCCTCGTCCTGCACCGTGGTCAGCACACCGGCCCGCACCACTTCGAGCCCCGGGCTCATCCGCCCGCCCCGGCCGCCACGAAACGCACCCGGGTCCCGGGCCGGAACAGCGCCGCCGGTTCGCGTCCCGGGTCCCAGAGCGCCTCCGGTCCGGGCATCCGCCCGATGAGCTGCCAGCCGCCGGGC from Streptomyces sp. NBC_01341 includes these protein-coding regions:
- a CDS encoding copper homeostasis protein CutC, with product MSNRAVLEVIALDAEDAVAAQAGGADRLELVTDMAADGLTPSLETFTAIRDAVGIPLRVMLRVADGFAAGDVDVLVEKARAMRAAGAEEFVLGFLDQDGHVDLVAVERIVAELNGCSWTFHRAIDRASDRDALRKHLADLPGLDTYLTAGSPSGVDAGMDVLLAEAGRSDLPGYEPQIMVGGGLRLDHLARLREAGIEAFHIGGAARPGGWDGPVDAAAVRQWREALDA
- a CDS encoding biotin-dependent carboxyltransferase family protein, which codes for MSPGLEVVRAGVLTTVQDEGRAGWAHLGVPRAGALDGPARRLANRLVGNTPDAAVLETTLTGCAVRPAGVRSVLAVVGGAGCAVTVDGHPAPWGAPVRVPQGAVLEAGPALHGLRSYLAFAGGLVPEPVLGSRSTDLLSGLGPPVLCEGDLLPLGSPHGAPAADTVPWPGAPAELVLPLHPGPRDDWFTGPALRTLTTAAYRVSERSNRIGLRLEGPVLRRARDGELPSEGMVLGAVQVPPDGRPVVFLNDHPTTGGYPVVGVVTEAALAGAAQAVPGTPVRFVRA